The Archocentrus centrarchus isolate MPI-CPG fArcCen1 chromosome 24, fArcCen1, whole genome shotgun sequence DNA segment GATTGGTCTTCTATTTTctcaataaatgaaaaaaatgcttaaactaCTTACTACTAAACTACGTGCTACTGTACACTTTTTTGTTGTCTATGGCATGACTTTGTCGTCTCTCCTGTCAGGTGCAACAGAGCCTGTAGCCAAAGCGTATGCAGAGGAGCTGGCCAGGCATGGCATCAGCATTATCTTTGTCGCTCAGGACCCTTCCTCTGTTAGAGACACTGCTGCATCCCTCTCCCAAAGTTATGAAGTGGAAACTCTTGTCGTGTCAGCTGATGTCTCCCTGGACCAAGTGGCATGCAAGCCACTCAAAGACGCATTGAGGGGGAAAGATATCGGCTTCCTGGTGAACTGTGTCGATGAGTCTTTGGCTTCACCCCAGAGCCTGATTGAAGTGCCCGAGCAGCACCTCTTGGATTTGGTGAATAGGAACGTTGCAGTCACTACTCTGATGACCCGATTGGTTCTGCCAGGAATGGTGGAGCGCAGCAGAGGCGCCGTGGTCAATATATCATCGGGTGCTTGTTGCAGACCTCTTCCTGGAAGAGTGACGCTCACCGCCTCCACTGTGAGACAAATCACTGCTAAACTCTGCAAGCATGGAAAGATACCAGTAAAACACATCTATAGCCTGCATAGATCTTTTTCGCAGCCGATGCTTTGTAATAGCACATTGATGGTTCTGATCAATTATTACTTGGATCCCCTTAAAgtagtggttctcaaactttggCAAGTAGATCCACTGCTGGTGGGTGTGGATGACCTGGGGAAAAATATGTCGGGAAACTAAGTTGAACAAATATGATTTTTCTAAAATAAGTTGAAGTCACCTGTTTTCACCGAAATTCAGCTTTAATCCTCACTCTTTTGTCAATGATTGATTAAAATATGTAAGTTTCTTTTGGCATGTGAAGTGGGGGTGTGGCCAGCAAATGGAGTGAGCCACTTTTTAAAGTAAAGTTTGAATGTTTCCGAGCCGTCATCTGcttttcctcttctgtgcaCTGAGTGCAAACCCAGTCACAAACACATTATTTCTTCCTGACAATAGTAATCTTTCCTCTGACATTTCAGGGATACCTGGATCATTTGTCAAGAGCGCTTCACCTTGAGTACAGTGGCAAAGGGATCTTCATTCAGAGTCTGATCCCTTTCCAGGTAAATAACCGAACAATTGCTGCTCTCTAATTCCTCAGTGCTGACAGCAAGAgtctgaccagatccataatctTGACTGCTCTTTTGCTGATGTATGACTGCTTGGGTTTTCACATCATGCAACATTtaggtttttcttctttttcccatTAAATGAAGGAGCCTGATCTTTTTTGGTGTTTACAATGAATGCTACTGCacattgttttcaaaacatATACTTTCCTGTTATATGGAATTAGCTATAAAGCTTAGGAGATGAGTGAATTCGAGCTTCTTAAATCTTTGTGTCCGTTTCCATTTAGATAGCCTCAAGTGAGCAGcagccatcatcatcaccatcacgaAAAGAAGGCTGGTTTGTACCAAAGCCAGAAGTTTATGCTCGCCATGCCATCTCCACTCTGGGTGTCTCGAACAAGACCACAGGCTACTGGCCTCATACCCTGCAGGTCAGTACAAATAAGTCATGCCATCAGTTTTTATCTTGGTATCTTCACAGGAAGTATATTACTCACAGTTCGCTGATACATTTCCAGCTTTTGTGAAACCAGaacttaaaacattaaaatgattttctgcATCTGCTTCTCTCCTCACTTTTTTGTCTTTCCAGTACGGACTGATGAGATGCATTCCAGAGTGGATCTGGGTTCTTGGATCACGCGTGCTCATCAGTTCAAGCTAAGAGCTTAACCCCAGTTGCTGGATCTTCTTGTTACATGATTCACATTgagtttcagcttcttctgccATCAAATTTGTTTAATTCTGATGCTCTGATGAGGTTGTtagagttttctttcttttgattggGTATTCACTACTAAAGGACTTGAAGAGGAATTCACCTGAAGTAAAGAATATCCTGCATTACTCCTACAGTAATAGATTATAGCAATATAAATGCAACCGGAACAAATTCACTAGACACACAAGCCTACATTTCAGAATTGTATTTTGACATGCACTGTGATAAGGCTTCTTCTTATCTGCTATTAATCTACAGCCTTTCAGTCTAACCAAAAAACTTTTTGGGGACCATAGAAAGAAGGTCAAACAACTTGTAAGCTGACATTCGCCTTTCCTGTCCTTTCAGCTTGTACTCCTCTGGGCACACCTATCTGGCACATACACAGAGGAAATGGtgtttgcccaaaaaaaaaaaaaacagactaatAACACGTTACATTCCTCCATCATGTTTGTATGAAAAAGCTGCATGGGTAACCTCACCCAGATGTTACAGACATGTTTATtaaaggtagaaaaaaaaaaaaaaaagtatacatTTCAGCTTATTCTTGCACTGAGATTATGTCCTTGGCTTCTTTGCTTTGCTGGTCTGCTTTTGCTGGTCAAAGTTCAAATACCAACATGTGCCAGTGtggtgttcatctgctgtaaaaaATAAGAGTGTTTacaaatgtctgtgtagattctcagtcatccaggtcatagtagtctctggagcttgaaaaaggcgactggacttctttttgtttcttgaagacgtttcacctctcatccgaaaggcttcttcagttctcaaccaaatggtggagagacccaggtatttaaacccctgtgggcgtagtcccctggaggtggttatgaccctctattgatcatgtgcgtgaacacatgtgttcacgcacatgtgttcacgcacatgatcaatagagggtcataaccacctccaggggactacgcccacaggggtttaaatacctgggtctctccaccatttggttgagaactgaagaagcctttcggatgagaggtgaaacgtcttcaagaaacaaaaagaagtccagtcgcctttttcaagctccagagagtgTTTACAAATACGTGTGTGACGAGTGAGTGAAGTGTGATAGTCAAACATCTCCAGCTTAAAAGTGCACTGAAGTTTGTGGTGATGTATTTTGCTAAGAAACTATATTTAAGACACATTTGGTATGAGGACATTTTGCTTAAAGTGGACCTGTTAGGGTTAAGCTTCCAGcgccacatttttattctttgtccCTCTGAAAACAGCCTGTTTTAactcctctccctttaagccagctgATTAGCtgtccctcacaaacagaagatttgaacagcaggtgccTGGTATGTTAAAGATATCCACCTCTTTGGCATTACACAGATTGAAATGGAGTATTTAAGGCAATGTGAAGCCTGGGCGTTGGCACATGGATCAGTTGCTCGTACCCGGACCACAGTATTTGAAAATTTGACtatatttaatataaacatTCACCACTGAAACAGTGCATATATGAGAATAAGAATATAAAAAAGTGTAATAGGTCTGCTTTAATTTATCATTTGTGTGTGACAGTTGAACATACTGAGATATATTGTGTTAAGTGATTGTTTGAATATACAGTAATTACAAATATTAAATACTTGTGTGATCATCCAATCCAGCATTACTCTTGTggttattttcttttctgtggagCGACTTTATATCTTGCATGTTGAAGCCTATTGTCATAAAAGCTCTCACTTGTGGTTTTTGCATGATCTGATCGGTTGATCAATATTTTGAAGGCtaggctttgtttttttctctttaaagtaTAAGCATGGTGTAAATCATTTACAGAACAGAGGCCATGCAGGCTTCCAGAGTTCAGTCTGTGACCCCCCCCACAGATGAGCCACGTCAGAGGAAACCTCATGAACACACAGTGGGGTGGTTTGCAGTAAACACATGCAGTGCTGAGCGAACCCTTCCTGCTTTAGAAGGATAAACATGTCTGTGAATACTGTGTGCTGCTGGTGACAAAACCTTAACATTCATAGAGTATTaaggaaatataaaaaaatgactaaaaggcACATCAGAAGACACATGGATTACACTTGGCTGCTAGCTCTGCACACCATTAGAGGCCTCCATTCAGGGGCTACACATGAAAATGAGCTTTCACATATTTATGGAAAAAAGCAGTTTTGGCAGAACAAAAGTACTACcagcaacagcaaaaatactgcaaaaagttttttaaaagatcTAGGTGAAAGGTCATTCCTTCAGAGAGGTTACTGAGGTCTTCTTCCCAGTTTCCTCAGGTGCAGTTTTCCACATGAGAAAGACCATATTAATTATAGACATCTGTGAAATATTTACAGGAACCTAACAAAAAAACCTGCTAAAATAAACACtgctttttctttgatttcaaGACAATATTTCACTCTGTTTAAATGATAGAAAAAATGTAGAAAGCTCCAGAAGATCAGCTTAACAGACCTTTAAATAAGATTCAATAAACGTTTTGTATCACAGCACTTTATTCACATCACTTCCAAACTCCTCTGCATCTGTTTGTCTACAAACTTCTCAACATCTGTAGAAGAAACACAAGACGTGCAGCAGATGGCTCCGTTCTTTCTTCACTTCCCTACAAAAGCAGAAATgccacagaaataaaatgaagtggATAAAACAAAGATGGTCGGTTAAACTTCAGCATAATTTCTGCTCACATTCATTTCGGGGTTGCTGTGTTCTGGATGGTGACCTTCCAGATAAGTTGCTGAGTGAACAATAAAACAAGGACAGCTGCTTCTTCACGTCCTGCTTCGTCGTCTTCTTGCACCATTGCTCTCTTCATCCACCTTTCCTTCTCGctttttcagtttgttcagCTGGTAAGTTGATATTTATACATACGTAGTCTCTGATTTCAGCACGCCAAACTAAAAATTCAATTATGTTGATGTTCATGGTCTGGAAAAATGATAGTTCATGGATTAATGTTGGAATATATTTATGCTATGAGTTAAGTTTCATTTGTACCATTATGCAAGGATGCATCATCATTGTGTTTGTATCTAAATGGTTATAGTTATGAGCCACTGAATGTAACTAAGTATGCAAATAAGGACCAGAGCTggcaaagacaaaactttaaaGCACCTGCAAATCATATATTTATAGTCATGTAAAAATCAATGCAACGCAATATGGAGTAGGAAAGCCACACAAGCAACACAAAATGCTGAATTAAAAGTTAGTAGCTTCAAAATGATCACTTAAAAGAAACGCTGccaaatcaaatttaatttatGATTTCAAATCTAAGTTGACATCGGCTCGTTTTACTCTGGCAGATCCGTCTGTGTTTGCACATGTACAGTTAAGCTCAATTTCTCACGTTCTTTGAATTATGCTCGGCGGTAGTTGGTGTTAACCGAGGCTAAGGTTTCAGTGTCCAGCAGATAAGTGTGTTTTGGAGGCTTGAAATCAGCAGCCGTGGCCTCTATCTGCAAAGTCACAAGGCTGCAAGAACTGATAAAAGTTTGGCCTTGAGAGAGAAGCTGTCTGTTCTGACCTTAACAAGTAACTACAAGTCTGTTTGCAAAATGGTGTAATGGTGTAAATGCATCTGAAATCGTGTAGGTATCCTTTCAGAAATGACTTCATCAGAACggtttatttcattttccatTCTTCTTTAACTGAAAGCAGGACAACTGGTGATTGAAATGGGTGAATGGGATCTGCTGGGCCACTTGCTGGATAAAGTGCAGAGCCACTCCACAGTGATTGGCAAAGTGTGGCTCACTGTGCTGTTTATCTTCCGCATCATGGTCCTGCGCACCGGTGCTGAGAAGGTTTGGTCATATTTTCATAGGATATATCACAGTGAAAAGTAGGAGTATTTGTAATGTACAAAACAAATAGTTGTATTAAAATTAAAGTGTCATTATGGGAGAAATACAGCAATGGAGAAATTTTTGAGTCACAACTTTTTAATTAGAGTTTAAAGGAAAAAGCCAGGAATACAAGCCAGTGAATTTTCAGTGGTGAAGCAGCTACAGTTTAAAGTCTGATGTTTATAGTTTAATAGTTTATTTTCTTCCATAACACTTTTCCTCTGATCTCATCCAGGTGTGGGGAGATGAACAGTCGGATTTTGTGTGCAACACTCAGCAGCCCGGCTGCGAGAACGTCTGCTACGACCTCGCATTCCCCATCTCTCACGTGCGCTTCTGGATTCTTCAGATTATTGCAATAGCGACTCCAAAGCTGTTATATCTCGGTCACGTCCTTCATGTTATCCACGCCGAGAAGAAGGTGTGTCACACCAGTAGGTGTGGTAGGATAGCATGACTGCTCAATACTTGTTTTGTCATCAGGAATGCCACACTATAGGCAAGTGAAGCAGGGGGCAGAATATATGCCTGTGTCCATTTGTGCTATCTTTAGGGTCGGGGTATCAAGTCAAGCGAGTGTTGATGTCTACAAAGCTTTTGTTTTAGCTGAAACAACACTGGCCTAATTAAAGCTCGATGGcttaaaaagcagcttttttgtCTAATGCTTGTTTGAACAATCAAAAAAGCTTCTCGGTGCTTCTCCAACTTAATCATATTGTTAGCTGTTCCCCCATATGCTCATATTACTctaatattttatattgtgcTCATATATTTTGCCAAAATGTGAATGAAAGCACATTTTGGAACAGTGTGGCAGTTTGGAGTAACTGTTTAGCCTTATTTTGGCTAAACAGTTTGGAACTGTGCGAGCTTGTGTGGACTGCCAGAAGTTTAGGTTGCAGCTCCAAATCTGAAGTCTTTTTCTGTTTACTGGAAAATGTCTGACTTTGTGTTCTTGCTCTTCTAATCCAAGATGAAGGAAAGAATGAAGAAGCAGGAAGAGCTGGATGACCAAACTAATCTGCTCCTCAGGAGGGCCTACAAAGTTCCCAAGTACACCAAAAGCAGTGGCAAGATCAGCATCCGTGGCCGCCTCCTTCGCAGTTATGTCCTCCATCTCCTGGCCAAGATCGCCCTCGAAGTTCTGTTTATTGTGGGTCAGTACTTTCTCTACGGTTTCTCCCTCGAGACTCGTTATGTCTGCACCCGCTTCCCCTGCCCTCACAAGGTGGACTGCTTCCTGTCCAGGCCCACAGAGAAGTCAGTCATTATCTGGTTCATGCTGGTGGCAGCCTGTGtctccctcctcctcagcctggtGGAGCTGTTCTATCTGTGTGTGAAAGCTGTGAAGGAGTGCATGGAAAGGAGGCAGGATTACACTGTGACCCCAGTAACTCCTCCACAGTCAGAAAGGAAAGCTTTTAAAAACCGGGATGAGATCATTCAGAATTATGTCAAcctggagctggagctgcaaGGACGAAAGTTAGGGGTGAACGGCATCACAGGTGGAGTCAGTGAGGTTCCTAAAAATGGATCATCTGAGAACAACAACACGAAGGAGATCCACATCTGAAGGATAAAGCCAGTGATTTAGCGTACAAATACTGTGGCTCCTGACTTTGGCTTTGGGGAGGAACggcgtgtgcgtgcatgcgtgcgtgcgtgtgtgtgctggggagggggggggcactaAATAAAGCAGGTGGGTGAGAAAATGGGCAGTTTGTGTAAACAAGTCTCAGTCACATGCAAAACGCTGCTGAAAATGGCTACTCTTTCACAAAAGTCAAAAGAAGTTTGCTGGATAGATCCATGATCACAATGAATCAGATTCAGTTTTTGATAATTGCAATAACAGATTCAATGAATCTCATACTCAGCAGTGGTCACAATATAACTGTCCTTTTCTTACAGTGCATTATTCTTTTTCTGATCTGAACCACCCCTGTATGtaaaagcaacagaaaatatatagtaaaAGTTTATGTGCAAAGTCCAACTCATAAATGCAATATTTACTTTAACTTTAGGAggaaatgaaaactaaaactaaactaaaccatTAATATGTGTGTTTTGTAATGCATGCAAAACTGATCAAATCTGGAGCTAGGAAGAGTTTCACTTCCGGGTTAAGTAAAGGTTAATAAATGAACTAAAATGTATCAAGCTGTGCAACTATTTATAGGTCTCTGCAAGAACATGAGCGTGCAGAGTTTCTGATTCAGAATGTTTTATTAGTTGAAACTGAGCATCTAAAAGCATTAGGCAAACTGTCTGTATTTAGGAGTGTCTTTTAACCCTATCTAGGTTAGACAGAGCACTTTATAGTGTGTTTCTCATTCACTTGTACTCAAACAAGCAATCAGACACCAACGGTGATGGATCTCTCGTGCAAGGTGCTTGCCTGCAGGAGCAGCGTGGGGTTAAAGGTCTTTCTTCGCACGTCTGAACCGCCAACTCTGCAATTAGTGGACAACCTGCTCCGCTGCCTGAGCATTTGCATATGTCATAAGTACAGTGCAACGAAATGCAGATTGCATCTAACCAGAAGTGCTTGAGCTGTGATAAATAAAAGATCATATGATAGCATGAGCAGTATATGCACAGAAGTGCAATAATATACTTAGTCCGGGGGGTTGAGTAGTGCAGAGTATGTGGGGAAATATACTGATTAACAGTTATATAAGACAGAATAAAGACTGGAACAAAAGACTGGCATTTAGATTGGAAACAGCTAGCCTGGCTCTGTCTAAAATTAACAAAACGTCATGTGCCATCTCCTTTGAAGATTACAGATTAACAGGTTACATCTTAGCTTTTAACCTGCAAACGAAGAAAGGAAAGCCTTtgaattagtagatgacctgctctacatcCTGGATGTGATCATTTTTGGCTGGCTGGAATCTA contains these protein-coding regions:
- the LOC115773980 gene encoding gap junction Cx32.7 protein-like; translation: MGEWDLLGHLLDKVQSHSTVIGKVWLTVLFIFRIMVLRTGAEKVWGDEQSDFVCNTQQPGCENVCYDLAFPISHVRFWILQIIAIATPKLLYLGHVLHVIHAEKKMKERMKKQEELDDQTNLLLRRAYKVPKYTKSSGKISIRGRLLRSYVLHLLAKIALEVLFIVGQYFLYGFSLETRYVCTRFPCPHKVDCFLSRPTEKSVIIWFMLVAACVSLLLSLVELFYLCVKAVKECMERRQDYTVTPVTPPQSERKAFKNRDEIIQNYVNLELELQGRKLGVNGITGGVSEVPKNGSSENNNTKEIHI
- the hsdl1 gene encoding inactive hydroxysteroid dehydrogenase-like protein 1 translates to MAAVDSFQFLYREISRSCSSYFETLALVGALYTASRAVILLSDCCTLVRVHFLPRMIPSKKLTQRYGDWAVVYGATEPVAKAYAEELARHGISIIFVAQDPSSVRDTAASLSQSYEVETLVVSADVSLDQVACKPLKDALRGKDIGFLVNCVDESLASPQSLIEVPEQHLLDLVNRNVAVTTLMTRLVLPGMVERSRGAVVNISSGACCRPLPGRVTLTASTGYLDHLSRALHLEYSGKGIFIQSLIPFQIASSEQQPSSSPSRKEGWFVPKPEVYARHAISTLGVSNKTTGYWPHTLQYGLMRCIPEWIWVLGSRVLISSS